The following nucleotide sequence is from Arvicola amphibius chromosome 1, mArvAmp1.2, whole genome shotgun sequence.
gaaggtgtcagatcccctggaactggagttacagacagttgtgagctgccatgtgggtactggaattgaacccaggtcctctggaagagcagccagtgctcttaaccactgagccatctctccagcctccagtatTTGTCTTCTTAAGATAATTCTCCTTCACTAATTTTAATGCCTTCAAGGTCCATCTTGTTGTACTATGTCAGAATCTTTTTAAGTCTGAATAACATTCCCCTAGGAATGCTCCACATTTTGTTCAGTTATCTATTGATAGACACTTGAGTCCTCTCCGTTTACCTGTTTtgataatgctgctgtgaacatggtGTAAAGATATTCTTCAGGACCCTCCTTTCAGATGTTTTGGCTATACACCTATGAGTGGAATTGCTGGCTTATAGAAGAGTTccatttaaacttttgttttatttgttttgtggagtttttgtttggtttttggagacagggtttctctgtagctttggaacctgtcctagcactctgtagaccaggctggcctcggaatcagagacccacctgcctctgcctcccaagtgctgggattaaaggtgtgcaccaccaatgcctggcttgtgaagtttatTAATTGTATGTTTGGTTTTTAGCTcctcctctgtagcccaggctaactggTACTCACAAGGTAGACCAGCCCGGCCTCATTTATAAAgttcctttctgccttctgagtactgagcAGTTTCAAAGTTTAGTGTTTTCTCTGCACATACTATCCATGGATTCCAACTGTACCTAGCCataccacacctttaatcccagcgctcaagaGGCAggaacaggtagatctctgagtttgaggccagcaaggaATACATGcgtttcaggccagtcagagtTATATAGtcagaccctgcttcaaaaaacagtgggaaaaaaaagtggTGGTCATCGGGGACTAGGGAGATACTTCAGCTGGTAATGTAGTTGCCACGCTAGTATGAGGACCTTAATGAAGTTACAGTGttggggtggcagaggcaggcagattctagGTGCAGTCTATCTAGCCAGTCCCGCCAGTTGGAGAGTTAGAGGTTCAGTGAGACATTGATGTTTGACCTCCACAGTGTGCTTGCCTATCCCCGTGTGAGAACAAGCCACACACATAAGCCACCTCCACACAAAGAAattagagggagagggagaatttGGCCTCTCTAAAGTGCTGAGCTTGGCTGTCTTGATCATTTCTGtttcagtactggggatcaaatccagggctttgtgcacactAGGGAAGCGTGCTACTACTAACCTACTTCACCTGTAGCAGAGGAATGGAACAGTTATGCATTGGGGAAGCAAAATCATAAGCTTCAATATAGACTTATATGTAGTTACATAAGTATGCCTGCAGAGAAaatctggaaagaaaaataaaaatgttcacaccagcccagcagtggtggtgcgtCCCTCTAACCCtagctcctgggaggcagagtttgCAGGCGTACtttgtagcctggtctacaaagcaagtttcaagtttcaggacagccagggctgcacagagaaaccctatcttggaaaaccaagaaaagaaagaaaaaaagttagtATAACAGCCTATTTCCTCTTCCAATCCCCTATGTTAAACATACATGAATTTTGTTATCAGAGTAGGGGAAACAAGCAAAACTTAAGCAAAGAAGCCACGTAGGGCACATAGGCTGTGCTCAGTACTGCCTACCAGCCTCTGTACCCTGTACTACCATTTCCAGGTACCCTGTTGCCTGATCACGTGTTCCGTAATTACAGATTGGCTTCACCACAGACCCTCGGATGGCACGTTCCTCCCCCTACCCCACTGATGTGGCCCGAGTGGTGAACGCCCCCATTTTCCATGTCAACTCAGATGACCCTGAAGCtgtcatgtatgtatgcaagGTGGCAGCTGAGTGGAGAAGCACCTTCCACAAGGATGTTGTCGTTGACCTGGTAAGTGATGGCAGGACAAGCCATCCAAGCAGAATGTCTGGCCTGTCCCTTAGCCTTGCTAAGTCACCTTGGGCCTTTGTAATGTCATACTTCAGGTAGGATCCTTCTGGGTCTAGAGTATTTAGATACACACTTGCCTCTGAATACTACTCAGTGGGAGCTATATGGTCCATCTTGTCTTATGTAGGACTGCTTTACAAATAGTTTGTGCCGGGTGGtgcaggcttgtaatcccagcactcaggaggcagaggcaggtggatctcttgagttcaaggccagcctggtctacagaacaagttccaggacagccagggctacacagaaaaaccctgtctcaaaaaaaacaaaaattaatttctccatgtaaaagaaagaaaatcaaaatcttAGCTGTAGAGGAAGTACATTGAAGCAAAGCAGTAACAGCCATGTTGCCATCACACAGATATGGCAGATAACCCCCCACAGACGCATAATGGTGTTCTTTTCTACAGACCAGCCACTCTCTCTCATAGTCCTCTCTTGCGACTCTGACTAGGTATGTTATCGACGCAATGGCCACAATGAGATGGACGAGCCTATGTTTACACAACCACTCATGTACAAGCAGATCCGCAAGCAGAAGCCTGTACTGCAGAAGTATGCAGAACTGTTGGTATCCCAGGGTGTCGTCAACCAGCCCGAATATGAGGTGTGTCCTGGCAGGCCTTTGGCCCTAAGCAAACTAGAGAAGGTCATCCCAGCCAGTCTTCTTCCTAGGACCCCATGAAAGCACGTAGGTCTTGACAGCTGTAGCATTCCAGCATTTCAGCTTGAACtttagaggaggaggagaaagtgtTATAGAGATGAGGGAGTGACTACCCAATAGCTTCTCTGTTGACACGGGCTATTTGGGTTGAGAGATGTCTGAACAGGGGTCCATGCAGCTTGGTAAAGATCCTGTATAGTCTGCACAGAGCATCTGTCACCTGACAGTGTGAACAACAGTTGTAGACATCCGGGCTGGTGCTGAGGCCCAGACTGGACAGCTGCTGAAGGGGCAGCTCTAAAGCCTAATTACAAATACATAAAACTGAAGCAGTTCTTAGGAAAAAACGTTTGGTCTAGGGGCTCAGACTAAACAGACTCTAAGCCAAATGATGCAGGGAATGAGGACCAGAAATTAAAGGCTTCTTTCAGGTGTTAAAGAGGCTGTTTGTTAGAAACTGGCAATTCTGAGTAAATACAGTGGGTGGGTCATTCATTGGGTGTGCAAAAGTGCAGAGGGACTGAAGGCCAGGGTACAGTAAGCCTGTATGCCATGGGTGTGCTGTGCTCGGTCAGCTATGTGTATCCCCCCACTCTTCCAGGAGGAAATCTCCAAGTATGACAAGATCTGTGAGGAAGCATTCACCAGATCTAAAGATGAGAAGATCTTGCACATCAAGCACTGGCTGGATTCCCCCTGGCCTGGTAAGCAAGGGACCATTACCCCAGATAGACTCCTTGTAAATAGGATGTAACCATGAAGCCCCTTCCTAGACAAAGCTCCAGCTCTCCTCTTCTGTACCCATAACACATAGTGAGTGTTCCATTCAGCAAGGCCTGTGGTCCTCAGGGTGGCCATCTAGGCTTTATTGTCTCTTACTTTCCATTTACGCAAAACCACATGGTACTGCAGTGAAAGGCAGAGCTATTACTCTGGTCTGCTCTGCAGGTGTCCCTTCCAAAAGATGGCATGCCCCAGCCTATCTCTGTTCTCTTAGGTTTTTTCACCCTGGATGGACAGCCCAGGAGCATGTCCTGCCCCTCTACTGGCCTGGAGGAGGATGTCTTGGCCCACATTGGGAATGTCGCCAGCTCTGTACCTGTGGAGAACTTTACCATCCATGGAGGTAACCAACCCTGCACTGTAGAAACTCCCTGTCCCGAGCCCACTGGGTGTGTTGGTAGACTCAGCTCCCGCAACATTCAAGTTCCTTCACTTGGAAAGAAGCAGAGGTCACCATTTTGCTGTCCTAACACTGGGTGACAAAggctctgcctgtgtctgtgtccctGAAGCACAGACAGTAAGATGTCCACATGAGCTGGGCCTGCAGTATTGGGAgtgctactctttttttttttttttttttaatttatttatttattgggttttctaggcaggatttctctgtgtagttttggaccctgtcctagaattcactctgtaggcctgACTGccctcgaacgcacagagattcatctgcttctgactcccaagtgccaggattaaaggcgagtgcaccaccactgcccagcatctcattctctttctctgcagGGCTGAGCCGGATCTTGAAGACTCGGAAGGAGCTAGTGACAAACAGGACTGTGGACTGGGCCCTGGCGGAGTACATGGCATTCGGATCACTCCTGAAGGAAGGCATCCACGTCCGGCTGAGTGGCCAGGATGTGGAGCGGGGCACCTTTAggtaacaaaaatatttaccCTTCAGTTTGAAACGGAATGGAAGGGCTTTGGTATCTAATACTCCAGAGTGGGGAAATCATTTCCAGAAAAGTCACTGCATCCTCAATGTCGAGGCTGCCTCACCCTTTCCTCTTATGTTGTGGATGCTCCGTTTATATGCTGGGAGGGTTGTACTCGGAAGCATCTGGCAGAAAGACAAGTTGTCACAGTGGATCTACTAGAGCTTCAAGTTTCAAGTGTTTGGTTCAAATATGTGTACTCCTGCTTATTAATCTTGTCATTCTGCCTCAGCCATCGCCACCATGTGCTCCATGATCAGAATGTAGACAAAAGGACCTGCATCCCCATGAACCACCTTTGGCCCAATCAGGCCCCCTACACTGTTTGCAACAGCTCGCTGTCTGAGTATGGTGTCCTGGGTAAGGCCAGCCCCAACCCCACCTCAAGTCTTCTGCATCCCTTGCCTGGTGTCCTGACATGccattcttccttttctgtccatTATAGGCTTTGAGCTGGGCTTTGCCATGGCTAGCCCTAATGCTCTGGTTCTCTGGGAGGCTCAGTTTGGTGATTTCAACAACATGGCACAGTGCATTATTGACCAGTTCATCTGCCCAGGACAGGCAAAGTGGGTGCGGCAGAATGGCATTGTGCTCCTGTTGCCTCATGGCATGGAAGGCATGGTGAGATCTTCCCCTTGCCCACCAAATTCAAGACCTGGGAAGGACCTGTTCAGGACCCCATCCCAAAGACCAGAGTGTTCTGTTAGTGTTTCCCAGCCACTTGATGGGAAAACTAGAAGACTTTGGAAGGCAAGAGTGGCCCAGCTGCATGCAGCCTGAGTAGCCATCCCTAGATGGGCAGCAGATGGTGCTGATGCTGCTCCGTCTCCACATCCCTGCTGCCCTGTACTTTGCTAGTGGGAAAGGGAAGAATCAAATGAGTTCTGACATCAGGAGGAAGAAACAAGTACAGTAGATGTCAGCATGTGAGAACTTGCAAACTGATTTGTGTGTCTGCTTCCAGGGTCCAGAGCATTCCTCTGCCCGCCCAGAGCGGTTTCTGCAGATGTGCAATGATGATCCAGATGTCCTACCTGTGAGTAGAACAGACCCTGATAATCAGTTGCCTACGGGCATCTAGGAAAGAATTCCATTTGGATGTCCTGAGGGGTCAGATCTCAGCTGCAGCTGGCGCTCCCTCTGGCTTAGGAATCAGAGTGGGTAGCTCAGTGCGATCCCATGCCTGCTCATCTCCCTGAAATAGGCTACTTCATTTGTTTCCTGCTGTTGCTGAAAGCCGAGGATCCTCGGTCTGACCTCTTAAGTGACATTGCCATTGCTCTGGTTCCAGTAGGATTTTAAAGAACTCAGACCTCTACTGGGAGTCAGTTTCTAAGGAAGAATAGACTTAACTATAGCCAGCACCTGTGTCTCCTATATTCCATACATCCACTGCCAAGCAGTAGCCTTGAGAAGCTGCCAAGGGTTAAATGGGACCAGACTCAGGGAACCTGTGGCGCCTGCTTCTCACTGTCTGTAGTGAGTCCTTGAGTCTCCAGTGAGACATCCCGAGGCACCTCTGCCCTAAGTTACCCTTCTCCCAGGCAAAGTGCTCACAGCTGCTGCTGGCCTCTGGCCATTTCCTTCCATGCTGCAGAATCTGCAGGAAGACAACTTTGATATCAATCAGCTATACGACTGCAACTGGATTGTTGTCAACTGTTCCACCCCTGGCAACTTCTTCCATGTACTTCGACGACAGATCCTGCTGCCCTTCCGGAAGCCGGTCAGTGCTGGGTTCTCCAGAATGACCAGGGTGCTGGCCTTCCTGTGTTACCACAAAGACAGACTCCCCTGGTGTCTGTTCCTCTAGGTTGGGTGGATGATACCTAAAGGGGAATAAGGGTGAGATGTGTTCTCAGGAAGCCAGGCCTGTTGTTATGAATGGCAGCGAACTGCACATTCTCACTCCTAAGCTGCGTCCTCACATGCTCCTGAGTACCACATGTGAGAGTCTGACAGAATACAGTCATCAGCTCAGCAGGGAGGACAGGTATAGCCGTGGTATATTGAGAAATAAGACAGCTTGTCATGTAGGTATGCTGAGCACTGGAAAAAAGGTGAGCCCCAGCAGGGACCGAGGAGTTCCAGGAGCCCAGAAAGCAGCTTTTGAGCTGCGTGTTGAAGTGTGAGTAGGAGTTGTGTGGGGAGGCTAAGTGGGGTAAGGATACAGGGAGGTCCTGCTGCCCTGGGATACCGCAGAAGGTGAATGCAAAGCTAAGGCTTCCAGCTTTGTGCACCCAGTAGCCTGCAGGCCCACCAGGCAGAACAGCCCTAGTGCTAGGCCTTCAGCTTTAGACAGACTAAAAGTGCCTTATCTCTAAGACCACCTGAGAGCTGCTCAGTTCACCAAGGACGGGCTCCAGGCAGATGGTCATGGAGAGTAAATCCCTACCCAGAAGAGGTAAACAGCAGAGAAATTggtgtcttcctttttcttcctgtattttGTGAGTCTCCCATTGAGATGTGGAAGACAGACTATCCTTTGTACCCAAAATCAAGGTTTAGATGGCCCTTACCTTGTACCGCCATTCtagaatctttaaaatatagtctACTGTGAGcttattttgtctttcagttAATCGTCTTCACTCCCAAATCCCTGCTACGCCACCCTGAGGCAAGAACCAGCTTTGATGAGATGCTTCCAGGTAGGTGTGGGGGCTTATGTGTTTCCTGGAATGGTGTTAGCTCTGGTGGCTCTTTGCTGTTCTGTAGGGCTTATGGGGCTTGTATTTATCCATCTCGAGGCTCTTTCTGGATTTTTAGTCATGAGATAAAGACTGAGTAGCCCCGGGACTGCATTAAAATAGTAGTACATGGGGGCACACTCTCTTAGTCCCAGTGCTCTGGAGCCAAAGACAGGAGCATCTCTTGAGTTGTGGGTCAGCCTGCTCCAAACCAGTCAGAATCACACGGTCAGACCCTGTCTAACacacaacaagaacaaaagagaTCCTACTGTGTGTCTAGGGTTGACAGCTCACACCGCTCAGGGGCACAGGTCTGGGAGTGCGTTCCTCACTGTGAGGAAAAGGTTCAGGGAAAGGAATGTGCAGCTGCACTGCAGAGGTAGAAGTCTGTGGCTTGAGGTGTTTACCTGGAAAGTGACAAGCAGTGCTAATACAGGCCGTAGCTACCCAGATGAAAACTGCTTTTCTCTCGACCACCAAGCCCCTACAGTCTTCTATACAGCAagcttcttgtttattttctacattttgtgTGTGGTAGCATTtacatgatgtgaaatctacTGTCTTAACCATTTCAATGTTACGGAGGAACATTGTTACTTTGTACAGCCATCACACCATCAGGTAAAAaaattgttgtttggtttggtttttcaaggcagggtttctctgtgtaacaactctagctgtcctggaactagctcttgtagaccaggctgcaattaaaggtgtgtaccaccactgcccttgCCAGTGCCACACTGCTTACTATAGCTTTTATagttcattttgaaattttaagctttgtcttaaaattttatttggttattCATTGACCCTTGAGTTACTGTATGAGTTTTAGAGAGCAAGCCTTTCTTCTACAAAAatcatcatcattttattttacttaatatatttgtatgtgtgatgGGGAGTTTATATAGTATGTATAGAagtgagaggacaactttcaggagttggttcttccacATTATGGGATTCCAGGGGCTGAGCTCACGTCAGGTTTGCGTGGCAAGTGTTTTATCCCCTGAAACATCCTCACTTTCCACCTTCCATTTGATgccattatttcttctttcttgcccAGCTGTGTTTAGGACTTCCAGTAGTATGTTGAATAGAAGTGGTGAGGGTGGGCCTGCTACCTTTGTTCTTGACCTTAGAGGCACAGTTTACAGTCTTTCACCATTGGATATGAtttatgcctcctgagtgctgggattaaaggcatgtggcaccccCGCCTGGCTTGAATATGATTTTTGCCATGGGTTTTTCATCTATCACTCTGTCGTTTCCCATTGAATGTTCAGTTGTGGAAACAGTCAAGTCTCCATGTTTGGTACACACCAGTTGTACCAGCAGTTGTTTAGACGTCGTGTCCTCTGAGTATTTGTACACTTGTAAGTTGTGTGTGAAAGTAGCCATCAgatggttggttttttttaagacagtctctaCTATGTAGCACTGagtgtcatggaactcactatgtagaatgaactgaccttaaactcagagagatccacttgcttctgtctcctgagtgctagggttaaagatgCACATCCCCATGCCTGGTTCTACAACACTCTTAGTCTGAGCAAATTCACAGGCATCAGCAGCTCATGAGGTAGAAGTATCTCTAACCCTCAGAAATCATAGGTCCCAGCTACTGTGGGACAGCTCATGCACAGCCACCATGGAATAGGCCTGGAGAAAGAACCAGCCCAGCTGCAGCCACCATGGAATAGGCCTGGAGAAAGAACCAGCCCAGCTGTAGAAATTTTCTTGTAGGAACCCACTTCCAGCGTGTGATCCCAGAAGATGGCCCTGCAGCTCAGAACCCAAACGATGTCAAAAGACTACTCTTCTGCACTGGCAAGGTGTACTATGACCTCACCCGAGAGCGCAAAGCCAGGGGGTTGGCAGAGCAGGTGGCAATTACAAGGATTGAGCAGGTAAGAGCATGTGGTATAGCAGCTAGCTGCCAGTGTCCCACCTCTAGGGTATTTGGGCTATGGTGCTTTGGCAGAACGTTGTTTACTGAGGTTTCTAACCTTCCCCACCTGCAATAGCTGCAAGACTTTCCCTGCTGGAATTCCAACCTCCCTTTGTGTAACCCTCCCCACCCTCCTAATGTCCCTTTCTTGACCCCAGCTCTGCTCTCTTTCAGCTATCACCATTCCCCTTCGACCTCCTACTGAAGGAGGCACAGAAGTATCCCAATGCTGAGCTGGCCTGGTGCCAGGAGGAGCACAAGAACCAAGGCTACTATGACTATGTCAAGCCAAGACTTCGGACCACCATTGACCGTGCCAAGCCTGTCTGGTAAGGCCCAAGTCCCTAATGGGAGACCTGCTGGTGGGCAGTTAACCTGGAAGCAGGTAGAGAAGAACAGGCAGGGCCCACCTCTGACCGTTACCCTCATTActccctctctgtctgccagGTATGCTGGCCGAGACCCAGCAGCTGCTCCAGCCACCGGCAACAAGAAGACTCACCTGACAGAACTGCAGCGCTTCCTGGACACAGCCTTTGACCTGGACGCCTTCAAGAAATTCTCCTAGGTGCCCTGGAGCTGATCAGGCCATGGTCCCCCGAGTCCATGATGCTCTTTGCTTCTCAACTAAAGAATAGTGCCTCAGCACTGCCCACACTTCTGCCCTTTGCTGTGccacatcctccccacccccactcctgttCTCATAGGAATTAAGCTGTTGTCTACTCCAGTGCTCAGCTGCTCCCCAGCCCAGATACTGCCAGCCTGGGCTGACTTCTCAGGCTGCACACCTTCCATGAGGCAATAAGGAGCAGGATGAAGAAAGGTCCCCTCAAGATATCCTAGGAAAGGCAGCTCTGGCCCTACCCACGCTCACTATGTAATCCTCCAGGATTGGAACAGAAATCCTGTGCGGCTTCCCAGGGCACTAGTAGTCAGTCCTTGTCACCTAGCAAGCCACAGATTCAAGACTAGGGTTAGCTTTGTCTTGCTAGGGCCAAACTAAGAAGTAATGGAGGAGCTATAGCTGGCAGATTTTGGGGGTATAATTCAGCTGTTGGGTGAGTGGAGAATGGTACAGAGCAGCTAAAAAGGCCTTAGCAACAAAGTTAGGTCCAGTTCTGCTACCCTTCTTGGGATTGGGCTGTGGGGAATTTGCCCTAACTACCATGCCTGGAGTGATTGGCTCTGAGTAGAGTCCAGAAGCTCCCTTGGGTCCCAAACCCCAGGCACTGGCTGCCTCTTGGTCCTGCTGAatcttctccccactcctccctgaTCCCCCAGCCAGTTAATTCTCTTT
It contains:
- the Ogdh gene encoding 2-oxoglutarate dehydrogenase, mitochondrial isoform X1, producing the protein MFHLRTCAAKLRPLTASQTVKTLSQNKPAAIRTFQQIRCYSAPVAAEPFLSGTSSNYVEEMYCAWLENPKSVHKSWDIFFRNTNAGAPPGTAYQSPLSLSRSSLATMAHAQSLVEAQPNVDKLVEDHLAVQSLIRAYQIRGHHVAQLDPLGILDADLDSSVPADIISSTDKLGFYGLDESDLDKVFHLPTTTFIGGQESALPLREIIRRLEMAYCQHIGVEFMFINDLEQCQWIRQKFETPGIMQFTNEEKRTLLARLVRSTRFEEFLQRKWSSEKRFGLEGCEVLIPALKTIIDKSSENGIDYVIMGMPHRGRLNVLANVIRKELEQIFCQFDSKLEAADEGSGDMKYHLGMYHRRINRVTDRNITLSLVANPSHLEAADPVVMGKTKAEQFYCGDTEGKKVMSILLHGDAAFAGQGIVYETFHLSDLPSYTTHGTVHVVVNNQIGFTTDPRMARSSPYPTDVARVVNAPIFHVNSDDPEAVMYVCKVAAEWRSTFHKDVVVDLVCYRRNGHNEMDEPMFTQPLMYKQIRKQKPVLQKYAELLVSQGVVNQPEYEEEISKYDKICEEAFTRSKDEKILHIKHWLDSPWPGFFTLDGQPRSMSCPSTGLEEDVLAHIGNVASSVPVENFTIHGGLSRILKTRKELVTNRTVDWALAEYMAFGSLLKEGIHVRLSGQDVERGTFSHRHHVLHDQNVDKRTCIPMNHLWPNQAPYTVCNSSLSEYGVLGFELGFAMASPNALVLWEAQFGDFNNMAQCIIDQFICPGQAKWVRQNGIVLLLPHGMEGMGPEHSSARPERFLQMCNDDPDVLPNLQEDNFDINQLYDCNWIVVNCSTPGNFFHVLRRQILLPFRKPLIVFTPKSLLRHPEARTSFDEMLPGTHFQRVIPEDGPAAQNPNDVKRLLFCTGKVYYDLTRERKARGLAEQVAITRIEQLSPFPFDLLLKEAQKYPNAELAWCQEEHKNQGYYDYVKPRLRTTIDRAKPVWYAGRDPAAAPATGNKKTHLTELQRFLDTAFDLDAFKKFS
- the Ogdh gene encoding 2-oxoglutarate dehydrogenase, mitochondrial isoform X2; amino-acid sequence: MFHLRTCAAKLRPLTASQTVKTLSQNKPAAIRTFQQIRCYSAPVAAEPFLSGTSSNYVEEMYCAWLENPKSVHKSWDIFFRNTNAGAPPGTAYQSPLSLSRSSLATMAHAQSLVEAQPNVDKLVEDHLAVQSLIRAYQVRGHHIAKLDPLGISCVNFDDAPVTVSSNVGFYGLDESDLDKVFHLPTTTFIGGQESALPLREIIRRLEMAYCQHIGVEFMFINDLEQCQWIRQKFETPGIMQFTNEEKRTLLARLVRSTRFEEFLQRKWSSEKRFGLEGCEVLIPALKTIIDKSSENGIDYVIMGMPHRGRLNVLANVIRKELEQIFCQFDSKLEAADEGSGDMKYHLGMYHRRINRVTDRNITLSLVANPSHLEAADPVVMGKTKAEQFYCGDTEGKKVMSILLHGDAAFAGQGIVYETFHLSDLPSYTTHGTVHVVVNNQIGFTTDPRMARSSPYPTDVARVVNAPIFHVNSDDPEAVMYVCKVAAEWRSTFHKDVVVDLVCYRRNGHNEMDEPMFTQPLMYKQIRKQKPVLQKYAELLVSQGVVNQPEYEEEISKYDKICEEAFTRSKDEKILHIKHWLDSPWPGFFTLDGQPRSMSCPSTGLEEDVLAHIGNVASSVPVENFTIHGGLSRILKTRKELVTNRTVDWALAEYMAFGSLLKEGIHVRLSGQDVERGTFSHRHHVLHDQNVDKRTCIPMNHLWPNQAPYTVCNSSLSEYGVLGFELGFAMASPNALVLWEAQFGDFNNMAQCIIDQFICPGQAKWVRQNGIVLLLPHGMEGMGPEHSSARPERFLQMCNDDPDVLPNLQEDNFDINQLYDCNWIVVNCSTPGNFFHVLRRQILLPFRKPLIVFTPKSLLRHPEARTSFDEMLPGTHFQRVIPEDGPAAQNPNDVKRLLFCTGKVYYDLTRERKARGLAEQVAITRIEQLSPFPFDLLLKEAQKYPNAELAWCQEEHKNQGYYDYVKPRLRTTIDRAKPVWYAGRDPAAAPATGNKKTHLTELQRFLDTAFDLDAFKKFS